The following coding sequences lie in one Niabella agricola genomic window:
- the murB gene encoding UDP-N-acetylmuramate dehydrogenase translates to MEILDHFSLKPYNSFGIQAEARYFVQTTSVAELKEALEWAEKRTLPTLVIGGGSNILLTEPYNGLVIKNELLGYEVLSRDDDFIFVKVCAGEVWHQFVMHCLEHQYAGVENLALIPGCVGASPMQNIGAYGVEIRDVFQELTAVHRHEGYTRIFSNEECAFGYRESVFKNTYRDQFVITDVTYRLRTKPVFNIEYGAIRQELERLRVSELSIQAIARAVINIRSSKLPDPAVIGNAGSFFKNPSVDRAKYEALKTVNPELVAYENEDGSMKLAAGWLIEQAGWKGYRKGDAGVHEKQALVLVNYGKATGSEILELCNQVIDSVMKKYGVELHPEVNII, encoded by the coding sequence ATGGAAATTTTAGATCATTTTTCTTTAAAACCCTATAACAGTTTTGGTATTCAGGCTGAGGCCCGGTATTTTGTTCAAACAACTTCCGTTGCCGAATTAAAGGAAGCGCTTGAATGGGCTGAAAAGCGAACATTACCCACACTGGTGATCGGAGGAGGAAGTAATATCCTTTTAACGGAGCCCTATAACGGGCTGGTTATAAAAAATGAGTTGCTGGGGTACGAAGTGTTAAGCAGGGATGACGATTTTATTTTTGTAAAAGTATGCGCAGGGGAAGTATGGCACCAGTTTGTAATGCATTGCCTGGAACATCAATATGCAGGAGTAGAAAACCTGGCATTGATCCCCGGTTGTGTGGGCGCCTCCCCGATGCAGAATATTGGTGCATATGGCGTGGAGATCCGGGATGTATTCCAGGAGCTGACTGCGGTACACCGACATGAAGGATATACCCGCATATTTTCCAATGAAGAATGTGCATTTGGATACCGGGAAAGTGTTTTTAAGAATACATACCGGGATCAGTTTGTGATCACGGATGTAACCTACCGCCTCCGGACAAAACCCGTATTTAATATTGAGTACGGTGCCATACGCCAGGAGTTGGAGCGATTGCGTGTTTCAGAACTTTCGATACAGGCCATAGCAAGGGCCGTAATCAATATCCGCTCTTCAAAACTTCCGGATCCAGCAGTGATTGGAAATGCCGGAAGCTTTTTTAAAAATCCTTCAGTCGACCGGGCGAAATATGAGGCACTGAAAACCGTCAATCCCGAACTGGTAGCCTATGAAAATGAAGACGGAAGCATGAAGCTGGCGGCAGGCTGGCTCATTGAGCAGGCCGGATGGAAGGGCTACCGGAAGGGCGACGCAGGGGTGCATGAAAAACAAGCCCTGGTACTGGTAAACTACGGGAAAGCCACCGGCAGTGAGATCCTTGAGTTGTGCAATCAGGTAATCGATTCGGTGATGAAAAAGTACGGTGTGGAATTGCACCCGGAAGTAAATATTATTTAA
- a CDS encoding NAD(P)H-binding protein, protein MGKKTAAIIGSGGLIGSHLLEELVRDPEYGRVKTLVRWPSEPIHAKQEIKLVDFNDAESLLLALIDVDVVFCAIGTTLKKMGGDKKRYWQIDHDIPLRVCRMAQETGCRKMVLVSAVGANSSSRNFYLQLKGKTEADLIASGMPCLHIMQPALLLGNRKEKRRIEAISQRIMKPASALFSGSWTKYKAIEANDVARAMIGAARQEQPGVYRYTFNEMQALARTV, encoded by the coding sequence ATGGGAAAAAAAACCGCAGCAATCATCGGATCCGGAGGTCTTATCGGATCGCATTTGCTAGAGGAACTCGTCCGCGATCCGGAATATGGAAGGGTAAAAACACTGGTGCGATGGCCGTCGGAACCGATACACGCCAAACAGGAAATAAAGCTGGTTGACTTCAATGACGCCGAATCGCTGCTGCTGGCTCTCATAGATGTGGATGTAGTGTTTTGTGCGATTGGCACCACCCTTAAAAAAATGGGCGGCGATAAAAAACGATACTGGCAAATTGATCATGATATCCCGCTGCGGGTATGCAGGATGGCGCAGGAAACAGGCTGCCGGAAAATGGTACTGGTATCTGCTGTAGGTGCCAACAGCAGCAGTCGTAACTTTTATCTGCAACTGAAAGGAAAAACAGAAGCAGATCTTATTGCTTCCGGTATGCCCTGTTTGCATATTATGCAACCGGCCCTGTTACTGGGTAACAGAAAAGAAAAGCGACGGATAGAAGCCATCAGCCAGCGGATCATGAAGCCCGCATCGGCTTTATTTTCCGGTTCCTGGACCAAATACAAAGCCATTGAAGCAAACGATGTGGCCCGGGCAATGATCGGCGCAGCAAGGCAGGAACAACCGGGTGTATACCGGTATACATTTAATGAGATGCAGGCCCTTGCCAGAACTGTATAA
- a CDS encoding DUF4126 domain-containing protein, translating into MKIKQAGASKAIRPYRPAPTFKNQLLVLKIGVTYSMNWDVQTFSAAALGIALAACCGFRVFVPMLVAGLAGRFDLFHFSESFLWLSSTPALVALGIATVFEIAGYYIPFIDNILDTIATPLAAVAGTLLATSVIPIENDWMKWIIGIIAGGGGAGLIASGTGLLRLLSSKTTLGMGNNVVATGENAAAVGGSILSFLIPVIMAVLFVLFFIWIIKKMIRKIRGKPLVAGKP; encoded by the coding sequence GTGAAAATCAAACAAGCCGGCGCTTCTAAGGCAATACGACCATACCGGCCAGCGCCCACCTTCAAAAATCAATTATTGGTTCTTAAAATTGGTGTAACTTACAGTATGAACTGGGATGTGCAAACCTTCTCTGCGGCCGCCTTGGGCATTGCATTGGCCGCCTGCTGCGGTTTCAGGGTTTTTGTACCCATGCTGGTGGCCGGGCTTGCTGGGCGGTTCGATCTCTTTCACTTCTCTGAAAGTTTCCTCTGGCTTTCTTCTACGCCTGCATTGGTGGCATTAGGCATTGCCACGGTCTTCGAAATTGCCGGCTACTATATTCCCTTTATCGACAATATCCTGGATACCATTGCAACACCTTTAGCCGCGGTTGCCGGTACCCTGCTGGCCACCTCGGTGATCCCAATTGAAAACGACTGGATGAAATGGATCATTGGTATTATTGCCGGTGGCGGCGGTGCCGGCCTGATTGCTTCAGGAACCGGTTTGTTGCGGCTGCTGAGTAGTAAAACAACACTGGGTATGGGCAACAATGTGGTGGCCACCGGTGAAAATGCCGCTGCCGTAGGCGGGTCGATTCTAAGTTTCCTGATACCGGTTATCATGGCAGTATTGTTCGTCCTGTTCTTTATCTGGATCATCAAAAAAATGATCCGGAAGATTCGTGGCAAGCCACTAGTAGCCGGAAAACCCTGA
- the mnmD gene encoding tRNA (5-methylaminomethyl-2-thiouridine)(34)-methyltransferase MnmD, which yields MEPADYHIIHSGDGSDSVGISGTTISFHSTRGAFTESMQVFIENGLKYYLEQYQPAELNILEIGFGTGLNALLTVLALSMPQLYTRYTSIDRYPLPAMVYGRLNYDTFAGSTGIYQQLMTASWNREVPIGERLLLQKIRADLLEYQPEGVYDICYFDAFAPDDQPELWTPGVFKKIRSHMRDGGVLVTYCSKSVVRRTLAEVGFAVEKLKGPPGKREVVRATAVSGFSGY from the coding sequence ATGGAGCCTGCGGATTATCATATTATTCATTCCGGTGATGGCTCCGATAGTGTGGGGATCTCCGGAACAACGATCAGTTTTCATTCAACACGGGGAGCTTTCACAGAGTCGATGCAGGTGTTCATTGAAAATGGCCTGAAATATTATTTGGAACAATACCAGCCAGCAGAACTTAACATACTTGAGATTGGTTTCGGTACAGGGTTAAATGCCTTGCTGACTGTACTGGCTTTAAGTATGCCACAGCTTTACACCCGTTATACAAGTATCGACCGGTACCCGTTGCCGGCGATGGTTTACGGCCGGCTTAATTACGATACATTTGCCGGGAGCACTGGTATATATCAGCAATTGATGACGGCTTCCTGGAACCGTGAAGTACCAATCGGGGAGCGCCTGCTGCTGCAAAAAATTCGGGCAGATTTACTGGAATATCAGCCGGAGGGCGTATACGATATTTGTTATTTTGATGCGTTTGCGCCGGATGATCAACCTGAACTATGGACGCCTGGAGTTTTCAAAAAAATACGAAGCCATATGAGAGATGGCGGGGTACTGGTTACGTATTGTTCCAAATCCGTAGTGCGTAGAACCCTGGCTGAGGTCGGGTTTGCTGTAGAGAAACTCAAGGGGCCGCCCGGAAAAAGGGAAGTCGTACGAGCTACTGCTGTGTCAGGGTTTTCCGGCTACTAG
- a CDS encoding outer membrane protein assembly factor BamB family protein yields the protein MKRILCIVLCCFFVKLAAAQASFQFAQISDLHIGSNNADEDLRRTVKDINANPDIRFVIASGDITEFGADAEIKLAKQILDSLNKPWYIVPGNHDDNWSESGTNTFNRVFGNEVFAFSYGGIHFLGANCGPNMKMSPGQVPYGNIVWLDSVLATIPAREPVIFVDHYPLDSSLNNWYEIADRLKKHNIQLYMCGHGHQNRRYDFEGIPGVMGRSNLRAKDSIGGYNIITIENGRATYRERKPGMETKKEWAAVVLKDHHLERDTRSWFRPSYAINQRYPQVKEIWRYQDSSDIGNGFVLYKNRIITPDSRGRVLAIDPDANRVVWRFVTGGKIYAAPAIEKNRIVIPSTDGTIYCLNADNGSLLWSVPTAKSIVATPVIRNGAVFVGSSEGKFRALRLSDGKAIWEYDAIKNFVKAVPLYTEGKLIFGSWGNELYALSSKTGKAEWVFRDGYSNRMLSPASCLPVTAFGRIFMVAPDRYMTVLDATTGKLIWKHRWNEHWVRESMGLSADKKLVFAKTMQGHLVGVDTKADSAVVVWKTENVFNYELNPSTITEQKGRVYAFSDKGVIAAFDRKTGATVWVHKVANCLVHDLQFINDHKIAITTMDGKIVVLQISN from the coding sequence ATGAAACGAATTCTTTGTATTGTTCTTTGCTGCTTTTTTGTAAAACTGGCTGCTGCCCAGGCCTCCTTTCAGTTTGCCCAGATCTCTGATCTGCATATCGGTTCCAATAACGCCGACGAAGATCTCCGGCGAACCGTAAAAGATATCAATGCCAATCCGGATATTCGGTTTGTGATCGCTTCCGGCGATATCACCGAGTTTGGAGCGGATGCAGAAATAAAACTGGCGAAACAAATTCTGGACTCACTGAACAAGCCCTGGTACATCGTTCCGGGTAATCATGACGACAACTGGTCCGAGAGTGGCACTAATACCTTTAACCGCGTATTTGGCAATGAAGTATTTGCCTTCAGTTATGGGGGCATTCATTTTTTGGGCGCCAACTGCGGTCCCAATATGAAAATGAGTCCGGGACAGGTGCCATACGGTAATATCGTATGGTTAGATTCAGTGCTTGCCACCATTCCTGCAAGGGAGCCGGTGATATTTGTAGATCACTATCCCCTGGATTCTTCGTTAAACAACTGGTACGAGATCGCCGACCGGTTGAAAAAGCACAATATACAGCTTTACATGTGCGGCCATGGCCATCAGAATCGCCGGTATGATTTTGAAGGGATACCTGGTGTAATGGGACGTTCGAACCTGCGGGCAAAAGATAGCATCGGGGGCTACAATATCATCACCATCGAAAACGGACGTGCCACTTACCGCGAGCGGAAGCCGGGGATGGAAACAAAAAAAGAGTGGGCTGCCGTGGTATTAAAAGATCATCACCTGGAAAGGGATACACGTAGCTGGTTCCGGCCATCGTATGCAATAAACCAGCGCTATCCTCAGGTAAAAGAAATCTGGCGCTACCAGGATTCTTCGGATATCGGGAATGGGTTCGTATTGTATAAAAACCGGATCATTACGCCCGACAGCCGCGGGAGGGTGCTGGCCATTGATCCGGATGCCAACCGGGTAGTATGGCGGTTTGTAACAGGCGGAAAGATCTACGCAGCTCCAGCTATAGAAAAAAACAGGATCGTCATCCCTTCAACGGATGGCACCATTTATTGTTTGAATGCAGACAACGGTTCTTTACTTTGGTCCGTGCCTACCGCAAAATCGATCGTTGCTACGCCGGTTATAAGAAATGGAGCTGTGTTTGTGGGATCTTCCGAAGGTAAGTTCAGGGCACTCCGGTTATCGGATGGGAAAGCAATATGGGAATATGATGCTATAAAAAACTTTGTAAAAGCGGTTCCGCTTTATACAGAAGGTAAACTGATCTTTGGTAGTTGGGGTAACGAATTGTATGCCCTCAGTAGCAAAACCGGGAAGGCAGAATGGGTCTTCCGGGACGGCTACAGCAACCGGATGCTTTCGCCGGCATCCTGTTTGCCGGTTACTGCTTTTGGCCGCATTTTTATGGTGGCGCCAGACCGGTATATGACGGTATTGGATGCTACCACCGGCAAGCTGATCTGGAAACACCGCTGGAATGAGCACTGGGTGCGGGAGTCAATGGGGCTGTCGGCAGATAAAAAACTGGTATTTGCCAAAACCATGCAAGGACACCTGGTGGGTGTAGATACTAAAGCCGATAGCGCTGTTGTTGTCTGGAAAACAGAAAATGTATTTAACTATGAACTCAACCCTTCAACAATCACCGAGCAGAAAGGGCGGGTATATGCCTTTAGCGATAAAGGCGTAATTGCCGCATTTGACCGCAAAACCGGCGCTACCGTGTGGGTGCATAAAGTAGCCAATTGCCTGGTGCATGATCTTCAGTTTATCAACGACCACAAAATAGCCATAACAACCATGGATGGGAAGATAGTCGTACTACAAATCAGCAATTAA
- a CDS encoding HAD family hydrolase: protein MRDILTDEQRGAMAGPVSGHTGRENIFFDLDGTLTDSGTGIINSVLYALEKMAIEEPHPDELSRFIGPPLHHTFSTRYALTDKDTDRAVRFYREYFSEKGWAENQVYSGISIMLNGLAKKYRLFVVTSKPEVFARRIVTHFDLEPFFEQVTGSRLDNTLTDKTELIRYTLSLHQLDPEKTLMVGDRKYDIIGAKNNRVATAGVLYGYGTEAELLEHGPDHLLMTVEDLSRLLLNE from the coding sequence ATGCGGGATATACTTACAGATGAACAGCGCGGTGCTATGGCAGGTCCGGTTTCCGGGCACACAGGCCGGGAAAATATTTTCTTTGATCTGGATGGTACTTTAACCGATTCCGGAACCGGAATCATCAATTCCGTGTTATATGCGCTGGAGAAAATGGCAATCGAGGAGCCGCATCCGGACGAACTGTCGCGATTTATCGGACCTCCGTTGCATCACACCTTTAGTACCCGCTATGCCCTTACCGATAAGGATACGGACAGGGCCGTGCGCTTTTACAGGGAATACTTCAGTGAAAAAGGATGGGCCGAAAACCAGGTTTACTCCGGTATAAGCATCATGTTAAACGGGCTGGCAAAAAAATACCGGCTATTTGTGGTTACTTCAAAACCAGAAGTATTTGCACGAAGGATCGTTACCCATTTTGACCTGGAGCCTTTTTTTGAGCAGGTTACGGGCAGCCGGCTTGACAATACCCTTACGGATAAAACAGAACTGATCCGATACACCCTGTCATTGCATCAGCTGGATCCGGAAAAGACCCTGATGGTGGGCGACCGGAAATATGATATTATAGGAGCAAAAAACAACAGGGTCGCAACTGCCGGTGTATTGTACGGGTACGGTACCGAGGCCGAACTGCTGGAACACGGGCCGGATCACTTGCTGATGACCGTAGAAGACCTCAGCCGGCTCCTGCTTAACGAATAA
- the rseP gene encoding RIP metalloprotease RseP: MVLLAFNWSALGANIGQFILSFSILIALHEFGHFITAKWFGCRVEKFYLFFNPWFSLWKKKIGETEYGIGWVPLGGYVKISGMIDESMDKEAMKQPAQPWEFRSKPAWQRLIIMLAGVIINFVLALIIFAMILFVWGEEKLPVANMKYGIAADSMALKVGLRDGDIITKVNGQELKYFDELPKRLLLSEKNTLSVTRDGKDTMINFPPGFLKELSRNQLKNFVSVRFPNVVDSVDESIAKFTSGQLLKGDRIVGINGVPALYYSDFAKRVKNYKNQVVTLTVLRNNTDTVQVGAKLNDAGKVGYSTQSALKFISFEKKEYGFLESIPAGIKYGVNRLLEYIEGIKLLFTSKEHAVSDNLGSVISIGKTFGGSWDWERFWTMTGLFSIILAFMNVLPIPALDGGHALFTLYEMITGRKPGDKFMEYAQMVGMVLLLGLMAYALGLDIFRLFK; the protein is encoded by the coding sequence ATGGTTTTATTAGCATTTAACTGGTCGGCCCTTGGTGCCAATATAGGTCAGTTTATATTGTCATTCTCCATTCTGATTGCTTTACACGAGTTTGGACATTTTATTACGGCCAAATGGTTTGGCTGCCGCGTTGAAAAATTTTACCTGTTCTTTAATCCCTGGTTCTCCCTCTGGAAAAAGAAAATAGGAGAAACAGAATATGGTATCGGTTGGGTGCCTCTCGGCGGCTACGTGAAGATTAGTGGTATGATCGATGAAAGCATGGACAAGGAAGCCATGAAACAGCCGGCACAGCCCTGGGAGTTCCGTTCAAAGCCCGCCTGGCAGCGCCTGATCATTATGTTAGCTGGGGTGATCATCAACTTTGTATTGGCACTGATCATATTTGCGATGATCCTTTTTGTATGGGGAGAGGAAAAATTGCCGGTGGCTAATATGAAATATGGAATTGCCGCCGATTCCATGGCGCTGAAAGTAGGATTACGGGACGGTGACATCATAACGAAGGTGAATGGGCAGGAGCTGAAATATTTTGACGAACTGCCCAAACGGCTGCTGCTGAGCGAAAAAAATACGCTTAGCGTAACAAGAGATGGTAAGGATACGATGATCAATTTTCCTCCCGGATTTTTGAAAGAACTGAGCCGTAACCAGCTAAAGAATTTTGTTTCTGTGCGTTTTCCCAATGTAGTAGACAGCGTAGATGAGTCCATTGCGAAATTTACTTCCGGCCAGTTGCTAAAAGGCGACCGCATCGTTGGCATTAACGGGGTGCCGGCATTGTATTATAGCGATTTTGCAAAGCGGGTAAAAAACTACAAGAACCAGGTGGTTACCCTTACTGTGCTTCGCAATAATACAGACACGGTACAGGTTGGAGCTAAACTGAATGATGCCGGGAAAGTGGGATACAGCACCCAGTCTGCTTTAAAGTTCATCAGTTTTGAAAAGAAAGAATACGGTTTCCTGGAGTCCATCCCCGCCGGAATTAAATATGGCGTGAACCGGTTGCTGGAATATATTGAGGGCATCAAACTGTTGTTCACATCAAAAGAACATGCGGTAAGCGATAACCTGGGTAGTGTGATCAGCATTGGTAAAACCTTTGGCGGATCCTGGGACTGGGAGCGCTTCTGGACCATGACGGGTTTATTCTCCATCATCCTGGCCTTTATGAACGTGCTGCCGATACCGGCGCTTGATGGCGGCCATGCGCTGTTTACCTTATACGAAATGATCACCGGACGGAAGCCGGGCGATAAATTTATGGAATATGCCCAAATGGTAGGTATGGTGTTATTGCTGGGACTAATGGCCTATGCGCTGGGGCTTGATATTTTCAGGCTTTTTAAATAA
- a CDS encoding 1-deoxy-D-xylulose-5-phosphate reductoisomerase, whose protein sequence is MIKRIAIFGSTGSIGKQALDVIEKNPDQFSVEVLTAFSNDQLLIEQALTYNPNIVVIGDENKYGAVKDALAKTDIKVFAGEDALEEVAGMDVYDLMLAAIVGFAGFKPTIKAIENGKAIALANKETLVVAGDIVMQMAVDNRVPIIPVDSEHSAIFQCLIGETRNKIEKVYLTASGGPFIGRKPNYLVNVKREHALQHPNWEMGAKISIDSATLMNKGLEMIEAKWLFNLKPNQIDVLIHPQSAIHSMVQFEDGSIKAQIGLPDMRLPIQYAMGFPSRILNDHPRFDFKRMNTFTFEEPDLKTFRNLALAMEALETGGNLPCIMNAANEIAVYAFLKNRIGFLEMTDVIEKVMAQVIHIQQPTLSDYFESDAEARTLAADIIRL, encoded by the coding sequence ATGATAAAACGAATCGCCATTTTTGGCTCCACCGGTTCTATCGGAAAGCAGGCTTTGGATGTCATAGAAAAGAACCCGGATCAGTTTTCTGTAGAAGTATTAACGGCGTTTTCAAATGATCAGTTGCTGATTGAACAGGCGCTGACGTATAACCCGAATATTGTTGTCATCGGCGATGAAAACAAATATGGCGCTGTAAAAGACGCGTTGGCAAAAACAGATATTAAGGTCTTTGCCGGTGAAGATGCATTGGAAGAAGTGGCCGGCATGGATGTATACGACCTGATGCTGGCGGCTATTGTGGGCTTTGCCGGGTTTAAGCCAACCATTAAAGCGATAGAGAATGGAAAGGCCATTGCCCTGGCTAATAAAGAAACCCTCGTAGTTGCGGGGGATATAGTGATGCAAATGGCGGTGGACAACCGTGTACCCATCATCCCGGTAGATTCCGAGCACTCCGCAATCTTCCAGTGCCTGATCGGGGAAACCCGCAATAAGATCGAAAAGGTATACCTCACAGCTTCAGGCGGACCATTTATCGGACGGAAGCCCAACTACCTCGTTAATGTTAAAAGAGAGCATGCCCTCCAGCATCCTAACTGGGAAATGGGGGCCAAGATCTCCATCGACTCTGCTACCTTAATGAACAAAGGGTTGGAAATGATTGAGGCAAAATGGCTTTTTAACCTGAAGCCCAATCAGATCGATGTGCTTATTCATCCGCAAAGTGCCATTCACAGCATGGTGCAATTTGAGGATGGCAGCATCAAAGCGCAGATCGGGTTGCCGGATATGCGGTTGCCCATCCAGTATGCCATGGGATTTCCGTCGCGGATCCTGAATGACCACCCACGCTTTGATTTTAAGCGGATGAATACATTTACGTTTGAAGAACCCGATCTGAAAACATTCCGCAACCTGGCCCTGGCCATGGAAGCGCTGGAAACCGGTGGAAACCTGCCCTGTATCATGAACGCCGCAAACGAAATTGCGGTATACGCGTTCTTGAAGAACCGGATCGGATTCCTGGAAATGACCGATGTGATCGAAAAAGTAATGGCACAGGTAATACATATACAACAACCCACACTGTCCGATTATTTTGAAAGCGATGCCGAAGCCCGCACCCTGGCGGCCGACATCATCCGGTTATAA
- a CDS encoding GH3 family domain-containing protein, with protein sequence MKFKSFLAKPFASIVSKNIKKGMQTAVEDQENILKYLIKTARPTQFGKEHKFSELNDYKQFRQAVPVRNYEELKSYIEEIKAGKHNVLWKGQPLYFAKTSGTVSGTKYIPISKESISNHINGARNALLCYMAETGNTAFADGKLIFLSGSPVLERVGGIPTGRLSGIVNHHVPRYLRKNQLPEYETNCIEDWETKLGKIVDETIRQDMTLISGIPPWMQMYFDELIRRSGKPVGELFPNFSVMVYGGVNFEPYQAKLFQSIGRKVDGIETFPASEGFFAFQDTQTEPGLLLNTNSGIFFEFIPAEDIGKENPRRLSLGEVETGVNYALIINSNAGLWGYDIGDMVKFVSVNPYRLVVTGRTKHFISAFGEHVIGEEVEYSLLRAAKEHNIHITEFTVAPYVSSDAGKSYHQWFVEFENEPEDLQHFSQKVDQYLREKNSYYDDLISGNILQQLIITPVKKNGFIDYMRSIGKLGGQNKVPRLSNDRKIAEGLTQWLRN encoded by the coding sequence ATGAAATTCAAATCCTTCCTGGCCAAGCCCTTTGCATCGATTGTTTCCAAAAATATTAAAAAAGGAATGCAGACGGCGGTTGAAGACCAGGAAAATATTCTGAAATACCTGATTAAAACGGCGAGGCCCACCCAGTTTGGGAAAGAGCATAAGTTTTCGGAACTTAATGATTACAAACAATTTAGGCAAGCTGTTCCTGTCCGCAATTACGAGGAGCTCAAATCATACATTGAAGAAATAAAGGCTGGTAAGCACAATGTACTCTGGAAGGGGCAGCCGCTGTATTTTGCCAAAACCTCTGGTACGGTAAGCGGCACCAAGTATATACCGATTTCCAAAGAATCGATCAGCAACCATATCAACGGGGCGCGGAACGCCTTATTATGTTATATGGCGGAAACCGGGAATACCGCTTTTGCGGATGGAAAACTGATTTTTTTAAGCGGTTCGCCGGTTTTGGAGCGGGTAGGCGGTATTCCTACCGGCCGTTTGAGCGGTATTGTAAACCATCATGTACCCCGGTATCTGCGGAAAAACCAGCTTCCGGAATATGAAACTAATTGCATTGAAGATTGGGAAACCAAGCTGGGGAAAATCGTAGACGAAACCATCCGGCAGGATATGACATTGATCAGCGGTATTCCACCATGGATGCAAATGTACTTTGATGAGCTGATCCGGCGGTCCGGTAAGCCTGTTGGGGAGCTGTTCCCGAATTTTTCGGTAATGGTCTACGGCGGAGTGAATTTTGAACCCTATCAGGCAAAATTATTTCAAAGTATCGGGCGGAAAGTGGACGGTATCGAAACCTTTCCGGCATCCGAGGGATTTTTCGCTTTCCAGGATACGCAAACCGAACCGGGATTATTGCTCAATACCAACAGCGGCATCTTTTTTGAGTTTATCCCCGCAGAGGACATCGGCAAGGAAAACCCGCGGCGGCTATCGCTGGGAGAAGTGGAAACAGGAGTGAACTATGCGCTGATCATCAATAGCAATGCGGGTTTGTGGGGATACGATATCGGAGATATGGTAAAATTTGTGTCAGTGAATCCTTACCGGTTGGTGGTTACAGGGCGTACCAAGCATTTTATTTCGGCCTTTGGAGAGCATGTGATCGGGGAGGAAGTGGAATACAGCCTGTTGCGGGCAGCCAAAGAACACAATATACATATTACGGAATTTACCGTGGCCCCATATGTAAGTTCGGATGCTGGGAAATCGTACCATCAGTGGTTTGTTGAATTTGAAAATGAGCCGGAAGATCTGCAGCATTTTTCGCAAAAGGTAGATCAGTATCTCCGGGAAAAGAACTCCTATTATGATGACCTGATTTCGGGGAATATTCTGCAGCAGCTGATCATTACGCCTGTAAAGAAAAACGGGTTTATCGATTATATGCGCTCTATTGGAAAACTGGGGGGACAGAATAAAGTACCCCGTTTGAGCAACGACCGCAAAATCGCCGAAGGCCTGACGCAATGGCTCCGGAATTAA
- the rplU gene encoding 50S ribosomal protein L21, producing the protein MIAIIKVAGQQFKVEKDQTLFVPHIEGNSGDAVNLEVLLAHVDGTLSVGGNVATKVSAEIVDHVKGDTVIAYKTKRRKGFHKKKGHRTAYTKIKVTNIA; encoded by the coding sequence ATGATAGCAATTATTAAGGTGGCCGGTCAACAATTTAAAGTTGAAAAAGATCAAACTCTGTTTGTGCCACATATCGAAGGCAATTCCGGTGACGCTGTGAACCTGGAAGTTTTACTGGCCCACGTTGATGGAACGTTATCTGTCGGCGGTAATGTTGCCACTAAAGTAAGTGCAGAAATTGTAGACCACGTTAAAGGGGATACAGTGATTGCCTACAAGACAAAAAGAAGAAAGGGCTTTCACAAAAAGAAAGGGCACCGTACCGCTTATACAAAAATTAAAGTAACGAATATCGCTTAA
- the rpmA gene encoding 50S ribosomal protein L27, with protein MAHKKGEGSVKNGRDSESKRLGVKIFGGQPAIAGNVIIRQRGTVYHPGKNVGVGKDFTLFALSDGIVEFRKGRKNRTFVSVSEAQA; from the coding sequence ATGGCACATAAGAAAGGAGAAGGTAGCGTTAAAAACGGCCGTGATTCAGAAAGCAAGCGTCTTGGAGTGAAAATCTTCGGAGGACAGCCTGCGATTGCCGGTAATGTTATCATTCGTCAGCGTGGCACCGTTTACCATCCTGGTAAAAATGTAGGCGTTGGAAAAGATTTCACCCTGTTTGCTTTGTCTGATGGTATCGTTGAATTCAGAAAAGGAAGGAAGAACAGAACCTTTGTTTCTGTAAGCGAAGCCCAGGCGTAA